In one window of Gudongella oleilytica DNA:
- a CDS encoding IS1182 family transposase, with protein sequence MLRTKPKQLSFHSSLYNKIPENHILKKIDSVVDFSFINRLLSSSYCKEFGRPAKEPELMCKLLFLQHLYNLSDERVIEEAELNLAYLYFLGVNPEESLPDKSLLSKFRTHRLRESTLDEIITEIVKQCVERGIISSSSVSIDATHIEANTIKKTPERLMKHLAQEIIKSYEEDTKEELKDLPQVPEYKEIKDHKEAKSVMKDYLETVIEKVGSCITPDNANTNKAINRAKDILSDPKFINQKGTRSLIDEDARVGRKSKTQDFYGYKSEFVMTTEERIITSVRTANGAYIDGSYAKELLDSTKKAGVNIREVYGDKAYFRKFILDDIESVQARAYIPVSAVVYRLDETKFTYNKDSDEWQCMQGNTSIERKYFTGTSQGKFRAGYKYYFDIAQCEKCPMHDECSGSDKRRVLQVGLNTMQFYEISQYQKTEEFREKYKKRASIEGKNAELKRFHGLSRARGYGLLSVSIQSKLAAIAVNIKRIAAIASSLYFTNIQFWLFWGPRYDF encoded by the coding sequence ATGTTACGAACAAAGCCTAAGCAATTGTCGTTCCACTCATCATTATACAATAAAATACCCGAGAATCATATCCTAAAGAAGATAGATTCTGTCGTAGACTTTAGCTTCATTAATCGTCTCCTTTCAAGCAGCTACTGCAAGGAGTTCGGAAGACCCGCTAAGGAACCTGAATTGATGTGTAAATTGCTGTTTTTACAACACCTATACAATCTTTCAGACGAGAGAGTCATCGAAGAAGCAGAGCTTAATTTAGCATATCTTTACTTCCTAGGAGTCAATCCAGAGGAAAGTCTTCCTGACAAAAGCCTCTTATCCAAATTCAGGACCCATAGATTAAGAGAATCCACTCTTGATGAAATCATAACTGAGATTGTGAAACAATGCGTAGAAAGAGGTATCATAAGCTCATCAAGCGTAAGTATAGATGCTACACACATAGAAGCAAATACAATCAAAAAAACACCTGAGCGATTGATGAAACATCTTGCGCAGGAAATAATCAAAAGCTATGAAGAAGATACAAAAGAAGAACTAAAAGACTTGCCACAAGTTCCTGAATACAAGGAAATCAAGGATCATAAAGAAGCCAAGTCTGTCATGAAAGACTATCTAGAAACAGTAATAGAGAAAGTAGGCAGCTGTATAACCCCGGATAATGCAAACACGAATAAAGCGATCAATAGAGCCAAAGACATCTTAAGCGACCCGAAATTCATAAATCAAAAGGGTACACGATCACTGATAGATGAAGATGCAAGAGTTGGTAGAAAAAGCAAGACCCAGGATTTTTATGGCTACAAGTCAGAATTTGTGATGACAACAGAAGAAAGGATAATAACCTCAGTAAGAACAGCAAATGGAGCATACATAGACGGAAGTTACGCGAAAGAACTCCTGGACAGCACAAAGAAAGCTGGAGTAAATATTAGGGAAGTATATGGAGATAAGGCATACTTTAGAAAATTCATACTGGATGACATAGAGTCTGTACAAGCAAGAGCCTACATACCGGTTAGTGCAGTGGTATACAGACTTGATGAAACAAAATTTACATACAACAAAGATTCAGATGAGTGGCAGTGCATGCAGGGGAATACAAGCATAGAAAGAAAATACTTCACAGGTACGAGCCAAGGAAAATTCAGGGCAGGTTACAAATACTATTTTGATATAGCACAGTGCGAAAAATGCCCAATGCATGATGAGTGTTCAGGTAGCGATAAAAGGAGAGTCTTACAAGTTGGTTTAAATACAATGCAGTTCTATGAGATCTCTCAATATCAAAAGACGGAAGAGTTTAGAGAAAAGTATAAAAAGAGAGCATCAATAGAGGGTAAAAATGCAGAGTTGAAAAGATTTCACGGACTGTCCCGAGCAAGAGGGTATGGTCTTTTAAGTGTCTCGATCCAGTCGAAATTGGCTGCGATAGCGGTAAATATAAAGAGGATAGCTGCAATAGCATCCTCTCTATATTTTACAAATATCCAATTTTGGTTATTTTGGGGTCCAAGATATGATTTTTAG